One part of the Sarcophilus harrisii chromosome 5, mSarHar1.11, whole genome shotgun sequence genome encodes these proteins:
- the LOC100923890 gene encoding olfactory receptor 6V1-like, with the protein MANLSQPSEFILLGFSVFGELQMALYGPFLVLYLLAFTGNIIIIAMVFASAQLHTPMYFFLGNFALLETLVTMTVVPKMLSDFHASTKTISFTGCMVQFYFYFSFGSTTFLILADMALDRFIAICHPLRYGSLMSSVVCISLTGAAWAAPFLAMVPTVISRVQLSYCHGNIINHFFCDNAPLLQLACSNTSPLEFWDFMMALAFVLSSFLITLVSYGYIITTVLHIPTASGRQKAFSTCGSHLTLVFIGYSSTIFVYVQPGKAHSVELNKFVVLITSILTPVLNPFIFTLRNETVKTIIRGQVQRLKDLKNSA; encoded by the coding sequence ATGGCAAATCTGAGCCAACCATCTGAATTTATCCTTTTGGGCTTCTCAGTCTTTGGGGAGCTGCAGATGGCACTGTATGGGCCCTTCCTGGTACTTTATCTTCTGGCCTTCACAGGAAACATAATCATCATTGCCATGGTCTTCGCCAGTGCCCAACTACATACACCTATGTACTTCTTCCTTGGAAATTTTGCCCTACTAGAGACTTTGGTCACTATGACTGTAGTACCCAAGATGCTTTCAGACTTCCATGCTTCCACGAAGACAATTTCCTTCACTGGATGCATGGtccaattctatttctatttctctttcggCTCTACCACCTTCCTGATCCTGGCAGACATGGCCCTGGACCGCTTCATAGCTATTTGCCACCCACTACGCTATGGTAGCCTCATGAGTTCTGTAGTATGCATTTCTCTGACAGGGGCTGCCTGGGCAGCACCTTTTCTGGCCATGGTACCCACTGTTATCTCCCGGGTACAGCTCTCCTATTGTCATGGCAACATCATTAACCACTTCTTCTGTGACAATGCCCCACTGCTACAGCTAGCTTGTTCAAATACATCCCCACTAGAGTTCTGGGACTTTATGATGGCCTTGGCTTTTGTCCTCAGCTCCTTCCTGATAACACTTGTATCCTATGGCTATATCATTACCACAGTGTTGCATATCCCTACTGCCAGTGGCCGCCAAAAGGCCTTTTCCACATGTGGCTCCCACCTAACTCTGGTCTTTATTGGCTATAGCAGTACAATATTTGTCTACGTTCAACCTGGTAAAGCACATTCTGTGGAGCTCAACAAATTTGTGGTCTTAATCACTTCTATCCTGACCCCTGTcctcaatccctttatttttaccCTCCGCAATGAGACAGTGAAGACGATTATCCGAGGACAGGTGCAAAGACTAAAAGACCTAAAGAATTCAGCATGA